A segment of the Lujinxingia litoralis genome:
CCAGCGTCCCATTCTGCATCCCCGACTCAATGGAAATCGCCAGCGCCTGCGGCAACTCCAGCTTCAGCATCTTCGACGACCAGAACCCGATGAGCATCATCGCCACGTTCAACCCGATCGTCACCGCCGCAAGCTCCGCAAAGTGATTGCGCAACACCTCAATATTCGCCGCAATGATCCCGATGAGCAGCACCACAAACACCACCACCGACCCCACCCGCGCCGGCCGCTCCAAGCGATCTGCAAGCGCAGGCTTACGCCAACGCAACACCATCCCCAGACTCACCGGCAACACCGTAATCCCCACGATCTGCCCGATGGTCTGCGCCAGCGGAAGCTGCACCGTCGTCGCCTCCCCCATAAAGAACCCCAGTGAAAACACAATGATCAGTGGAATCGTCACCACCGTCACAAATCCACTGATGGCCGTCAGCGTGATCGACAGCGCCGTATCCCCCCGCGAGACATGCGTGATCAAATTGGAAGTCACCCCGCCCGGACAGGCCGCAATGATCATCAACCCCACCGCCATCTCCGGACTCAACCCGAACGCCACCGCCAGCCCCAGCCCCACCAAGGGCAGCAATACCAGCTGATTGAGAAGCCCCACGGCCACCGCCTTCGGAAAGACGACCACCCTCTTAAAATCCTCCACCACCAGCGACAGCCCCATCCCCAGCATGATGATGAAGAGCGACAGCGGCAGCACCAACGACGTCAGAACACTCTCTTCCATTGCTCCCTCCGAGCCTCAGGCGCCCCGGCGACATGACATCACCGGGCGCATTCACCATTGAATCGTGAGCTCGAAGTATCCCCTCCCCCCTTTTCTGACGCAACTCCCCGCAACCCCGGCCGCCGCCCCCCGTCGGGGCCGACCGCCCCCCCCCAACCATCACCAACCCCAGGCCCAGTCCTGCTGCATGAAATTCGATATCGCGTCTCCGCGTTGCTGCTCCAAATCCACCAGGATCTGCGCCTCACTCTCCGTCGGCCCCACATCCGCAGCCAACTCCAACCCCAGAACCGTGCCACCCTCCCCATCAAGACTCGGCACATAGCTCCCGTTCAACTCACTCACGTCAAAGCGGTAGTTTACTTTTACGCGCTCCCCCTCCACCACCGCCCGAACCTCAAACGCCTCATCCAGCGCATCGCCCGCGACACTCGACACGCTGAAAATCAACGGAAGCTCCAGACGCGACTTACACACCTCGCTCTCCAGATAAAACGCATGGTCGCCGTCGCGCTCAATCATCACCGAAAGCTCCTCTCCACCGCTCGGAGACTCTTCGGCCTCCACCGTCGCCATTGTGCTCAACCCATCAAACACATCGCCCGGCACCACCCCACCGGGCGCCTCATCCTCCCAGAGCACAGCGGTCTCAATATAGTCGCAGACTTCGTTGCCATAGAGCGGTTCCGTTACTGAACACCCCGAAACCGCCCCCCCCCCCACCAACACCACCATCATCAGCTTCTTCATCGTATCCCCTCAGCGTTGCGCGACCTCATTCGGCTCGCATAGAAATGAGTGACCAGACCTATACCCTATTCAGGTTACGCACCACGTTTCAAGTACTGGCGAATTGTCGCGCCTGACCGCTCCCCCCTCCCCCCACAGCCCGCTCCACCTCTTCAACATACCGTGCTATGCTCCGGGCCAGCGCACACCGCAGGACGCGCTTAACCACACACTCAACTCCCTTTTATGGAGCCATATCAATGTTCAAACAGCTCGCCATCCTCTTCGCCATCGCGTTGACCCTGATTGCCTGCGACAACAAGTCCGAAGCTGAAGCTCCCGCCGAGGCCGAAGCCCCTGCCGAAGCCGAAGCCGAAGCTCCCGCCGAAGCCGAAGCTCCCGCCGAAGCCGAAGCTCCTGCGGCCGTCGAAGTCAGCGCCGAAGGCACCAAGTTCGATCCCCCGGTGAAGGCTGAGCAGCTCCCCGACGGGGTCTACTACTGCGACATGGGCACCGTGCACTACGCCATCGCCAACGACGGTGACACCCGCTGCCCGCTCTGCAACATGATGCTCACCAAGAAGGGCGCCGCCGAGGCGGGCCATGGTCATGCCCACGGACACGAAGGCCACGATCACGCCCACTGATCGCTGCCCTCTACCGGCCACACAAAAAAGCCCACCGCGCGATACGCGCGGTGGGCTTTTTTCGTCCGAGCCCGAAGAACTCGTCGCCCTCTTCGTTTACGACCTCATTCTGCGGCTCGCTCCGCGAGCACATCGGCCAGAAAAGCCCGATGCTCCCGCAGGTCCTCCCGTCGTTTAATCGGCAAAAAACGCGAGCGCACGCCGCTACGAGGCACCTCCACAAAACGGGTCTTCAGATACGCCGAGAGTTCCCCGGCCAGCCGCTCAAACTGCACCACCGAAGCGCCGTCGACCCGCTTGTGCACCATGAACCAGGTCAGCTCAAACCCACGCTCCAGCGCCGCCGCACTGAACATAAATGAGTTGGTATTAAAGACCGGGATCGTGCTCACATCAAAGCGCTTCGGAAAGCGAAACGCCTCCAGGATCTGCAACGCCCCATCGACCCGGGCCGGCATCCCGCCCTGATCGCCCGCAAGCTTCTGCACGACCTCCACGCTCATCTCCACCCCGCGTTCCTCGGCCGCCTCCACATGCGCCCCCACAATCACCGGGTCCAGATCGGCGAGCACATTATCGACGTTCGACATCAGCAGATAGCGTCCGCCGCGCGCCCGAAACGCCTGGAGCGCCCCGCGCCCCAGGGCCTCCACCACATCGCCATGCCCGGGCGCATAAAGCGTACTCCCGGCCGCGCGCCCCCGAAACACCTCCCCCTCAGGCGTCAACCTCACGCTTACGTTCTGCGTAAAGGGAAGCACCTGTTCCGGATCCATCCCGAAGTAATCATGGGCCTCCAGATGCGCGCGCGTCGGCATGTCCGTCGCAAAACTGTTCATCAAAAGCACCGGACAGCGCCCCCAGGCCCGCGCGTCGCCCATTTTCATCCCCAGAAACGAGCACCCCTCCAGCACCTCCACACACCCCTTCACAACCCCACCAAAGCGCGTGGCCATGCCTCCGTTCAGCACCAGCGCTCCGACCTCGCCTGCCCGCAACGCGGCCATGCCCCGCTCGTGAAGCTCCCGCTCCCGCACACTCCCGGGCGCCGGCAAGACCTCCACATCGTCAGGCGCCGGCCTCTCCACCTGTCCCCGTACCTGATTATCGGATTCCTGCCAGGCCCCCGACCTCAGCCGAGCGCGCAGTCGCGCGAACATCGCCTCATCAAAACCATGAGCTTGCAACAACGCGCGCTCCTCGTCCCTCAGCGATTCCATCACGCTCGAAACCATGCATCCCCTCGTCATTCAGATGTCTCGCCAGATCGGTCAGGGCATCGCGTCCCCTTCCACGACGCCCCCTCCCTGCGTACGAAGTCATCGCACTCGCAACTCGTAGCGCCCACCCTCGCCGCTCACCCGCACGTAATAGATTCCGGGATTCACCCGCCGAGCCAACGCAGTCTTACCACCCTCGGTGGTGGAAACTCCCAGGCGGTCGCCGGTCGCCCCCTGCAACTCCAACGTCATCTTGGCCTCACCGCGTTGAGCCCTCAGTGAGAAGGTCAACTCCCGGGCCTCATCCACCCGCACAAAGAACCAGTCTTCGCGGTCCCGGGGCGGCGAGATGGCATCGCTATGAGAGGCCCCCGGCGCGAGCTGGCGCGCCTGCATACGCGAACCGTCCGCGTCTCGCCCCTGCGCATACCCGACCGCGGCCACACCCAACACCAGGAGCATAACCCCGACGCCTGCCAGCGCTCGTCGACCTCTCTTCATCACCTACCTCCGCTGCTCACGCCGACCACCATCACGACATCACGCACATCGCATCTTACGCTCCTCTCCCGGGTCCGGGCAAAGCCCGCTTTACCTTCGATGCGACGCGCCCACGGCCTCGGACACACTCGCGTAGCCCCGACGCTCCAGCAACTCCAACAATTCCAGTTGCATCCGCCGGACCATCAGGGGCCCTTCGTACACAAAGCCCGTCCATACCTGGACCAACGAGGCTCCGGCCTCCAGCGCCTCCAGCGCGTCTTCGGCGTCAAAAATCCCGCCCACGCCCACAATCGGCACCTCCCCCCGAGTGCGCCGATAGATGTACCCGATCACCTCGCGGCTGCGTCGGGCCAACGGGCGTCCCGACACCCCGCCGGCGCCCAGCTCCTCCACCCCGGGGGCACGCAAGCCCTGCCGCGAAATCGTGGTGTTGGTCGCCACCACCCCGTCGATACCCACTTCCGCCACCACCTCGAGCACATCATCGATCGCCCCCTCTCCCAGGTCCGGCGCCATCTTCACCAGCAGGGGTGTACGACGAGTGCCCTCGCTCAACGACGCATTGAGCGCCTGCAGACTCCCCAGCAGCTCCCTCAAGGGTGCCTTTTCCTGCAACGAGCGCAGCCCCGGCGTATTGGGCGAGCTCACGTTGACCACCAGATAGTCTGCAAATCGATGCAGCTCGCGCAGGGTGGTGGCGTAATCCTCCCGAGCCCGATCCAGCGGTGTCACCTTCGACTTCCCGATATTGATGCCCAGCACCGGCTCCACCCGCAGCTCCTCCAGACGCCGCGCCACAGCCTGACTGCCCCCATTATTAAACCCCATCCGGTTGAGGAGCGCCTCGTCCTCCGTTAACCGAAAAAGCCGCGGCCGGGGATTTCCGGCCTGCGCCAGCGCGGTCACCGTCCCCACCTCGACATGCCCGAACCCCAGCGCCCCCAGGGCATTGACCCAGCGCGCATCCTTATCAAACCCCGCGGCCAGCCCCACCGGGTTTGCAAAATGCACGCCCCAGAGCTTCTGCCCCAGACGCGGGTCATCCACGCGCAACGCGCGCTGCGCCAGCTCTCGAATCGGAGCCGGGCGCATCAACCTCGACCACGCCCCCATCACCAGATAATGAGCCTGCTCGGCATCCAGGCCGAACAACACCCCTCGCACCGCCCGATACACGCGACTGCCTTTGCGCGCGCTCACACGCCGATCGTCTCGTAAGGGATGCTCTGCTCCTTATGCTCGGTACCATCATAAGACATCAACAACCCCTTCTCCTCGCGCATCGTCTCCAGACTCACCGGGCGCTTCCAGATGCGATAGATCGACTCCAACACCTCATGCGCGTAGTCCGCGCGAAGCTCGGTGCCCTCAAACTTGTGATGCAGGAGCAACTCGCGCCGATTCCGAAAATTTCCATCGCGCACGTAGATAAAGGGCTGGCCGAAGTTGGTCAGGGAGTCGAGCAGACGTCTCTTGATCTCCTCAAACTCGCGACTCTCGATCTCCCAGTGCCCACTTTTTCGATTGTACCCGTAGGTGAACATCTGGCTCTGGGAGGCGAACTCCTCGGTCAAAAACTCATCGATGAAGGTCACATCGTTGTAGAGCTTGCGCACCCGAAAGATCTGATCGCGCCCCAACCCCAGCTCCTTATCCCAGGAATCGCGTCGCTCCAGATCGTCGACCTCCTCCCACTCTTTGCCGAACTTGCCCTTGTTCCACCGATCCTCAATGTCCCGAAAGAGCGCCACCCCCAGCTTATAAGGGTTGAGCTGCCCCGGCGCGCTCGACATCACCCGGCTGTTAATGTCGGCAAAGTCGATGATTTCGGAGTCGTTCAGCACCCGGGTGGTCAGAATCTTGGAGTGCCAGTACGACGCCCACCCCTCGTTCATGATTTTCGTCTGCCCCTGCGGAGCGAAGTAATACGCCTCCTCGCGCATGATCGACAGAATGTCGGCCTCCCACCCCTCCAGCGGCGCATGCTCAAGCAAAAAGAGCATCACATCGCGCTCCGGCCGCCTGGGGAAGTGGCGGGCCTCTTCGGCCTCCTGAGCCATGCGCTTCTTCTGCTCTTCGATGAAGGACTGCGGATTGATGAACTCATCCATGTAGTCCTTGGCCTGAAACTTCGGCACCTCCCGCTGGCGCATCTCCTCGGGATTCATCTCCTCGCCACGCCGCTCAATGAAAGGGCTGTAATAATCGATCAGGTTATCGATCGAGAGGCACGTATCGATGAAGTTCTCCACCGCCTCAATACCCTGCCGGTCCGCGTAGCGCCGGATCCGCGCGCCGTGGTTAGCCATCTCATCGACCATCCGCCGGTTGGTTTTTGAGAAGTAATAGTTGTTCTTAAAGAAATCGACGTGTGCATACACGTGGGCGATCACCGTCTTCTGATCGACCAGATTATTCCCCTCCAACAGATAAGCATAAGAAGGGTCATTGTTGATGACCATCTCGTAGATCTTCGAGAGCCCGTACTCATAGCTCTTGGAGAGCTGCTCGTACTCCATCCCAAAACGCCAGTGCGGATAGCGCGTGGGAAAACCGCCGTACGAGGCGATCTCGTTCATCTGCTTATAGTCGACCGGCTCAAAGATCGTCTCAAAGAAGTCCAGTCCGAAGTCCTCGGCCACCTCTTTGATATGCGCGATGATCTCTTGAATCTGTGGCGATAATGCCTTCATGAAATACCTTCTCGTCGCAGGCTCATGGCGCTTCGTTACAGGCCCCGCCCCAAAAACTCTTTGATCGAATCGTAAATCCCGTCGCGGTTCTTGATCTCCGAGACCGTCACCCGTTCATGATCTCCGAAGTGCTCGTTGATATCTTTAATGAACTGTCCCGAGCCGTAGGGCGATTCTACCTGCCCGTAGCAGAAGAGATTGGCCTTGGGCAGCAAGCCCTCTTGCATCAACTTCATGCAGTCACCGGTATCATCCACCGACCAGTTATCGCCGTCGGAGAAATGAAAGAGGTACACGTTCCACTCATCGATCGCGTACTCCTCCTCCAGAATCTGCAACGCCAGCTTATAAGCACTCGAGATCATCGTCCCCCCCGACTCCCGGGTGCGGAAAAACGTCTCCCGGTCCACCTCTTTGGCCGTGGCATCGTGGATGATGTACCGGCTCTCAATGCCCTCATACTGACTGCGTAGCCACGTATCGATCCAGAACGACTCGATGCGTACGATCTCCTTCTGCTCATCGCCCATCGAGCCGGAGACATCCATCATATACAGGATCAATGCGTTGGATTCCGGGAGCGAGGTCTGCTTCCAGGAGCGGTAGCGCATATCCTCTTTGGTCGGGACGATGATCGGGTTGTCCGGGTTGTACTCTCCGCTGGCGATCATCCGCTGAAGCGCCGACTTATAGGTACGCTTAAAGTGCCGCAGGCTCTCCGGGCCGGTGGTGCGAATGCCCGAGTACTTATCCTTCACCGTCTCCAGCCGCTTCACTCCCCGGGGCTCAATATTGGGAAGCTCCAGTTCCTCGCCCATGATTTCCGCGAGCTCTTCCAGCGAGACATCGACCTCCACGCCGTGCTCGCCCTCCTGGTTGCCCGCCGGACCGGCCTGCCCGGGTGACTCCTCGCCCTGCCCCAGGCTATCCCCGGGCTGCCCCTCGCCCTGCCCCACCCCGCCCTGCTGCTTCTGGCTGAATCGAAAGCGCGGAATATCGATCCGGGGCAGCGGGACCTTCACAATGTCTTTGCCCTGGCGGCCGGTGATCTCACCCTGACTCATGTACTTGCGCAGGTTGCGTTTGATCTTGCCGCGTACGATCTGCTTAAAACGGCGATGATCCTGCTTGATCTTGTTCAATTCCGTCATGACTCAAATCCCTCGTCAGGCCATGCCCGACCCTGCGCCACCTGCTCAAAGAGAGCCGGCGCTCGCCCCGGCCAGGGAGCGGCGCCGACCCATCGAATCACCTCCGCGCCCGGATCACGACTGCTGCTTGGAGTCCCCACGCGCAAAGATGCTTGCCACAAAGTTAAGCACATCCGTGGCCGACTCCTCGTTGTAGCCGTAGTCGCGAATCAGACGCTGTTTGACGATATCGATCTTCTCCTGGGTATCGCGATCCACCACGTTGGAGACCACACTCGCCAGCTTGATCGAGTCCTTCTGATCCTCGAAGAGTTTGAGTTCCAATGCCTTCCGCAGGCGCTCGTTGGTCTGATAGGTGAACTGCTTCCCATCAATGGCCAACGCCCCGATGTAGTTCATGATCTCGCGGCGGAAGTCGTCTTTGCGGCTATCAGGGATATCGATCTTCTCCTCGATCGACCGCATCAAACGCTCATCGGGCTCCTCGTACTGACCGGTGTACTTATTCCGCACCTTCTCCTTCTGAGTGTAAGCTTTGACGTTGTCGATGTAGTTGGCGCAAAGCTTGGAAATCGCCTCTTCGTCGGCCGAAATCGCCCGTTGGACTTCGTTTTTAACGATGTCCTCGTACTCCTGCTTCACCACCGCCAGCATCTCCCGGTAGCGCCCTCGCTCATCTTCAGAACTGATCAGGCTGTGGTTCTTCAAACCTCCCTCCAGCTCATTCAACACCAGGAAGGGGTTAATGCTGCTCTCGGTCTTATCGCTGACCAGCGCATTGGAGAGCTTGTCCTGAATGTAGCGCGGACTCACCCCGGTGAGCCCCTCTCGCACCGTCTCCTTACGCAGCTCCTTGACGTTGTCCTGGGTGTACCCGGTGAGCGACTTCCCGTCGTAAAGTTTCAACTTCTGCAACAGGGTCAGGTCGTGCTTCTTCGGGTCTTCCAGACGCGTGAGCACCGCCCACATCGCCGCCATCTCAATCGTATGCGGAGCGATGTGTTTGCCTTTGACCTTCTCGTTGTTGAAGTCCTTTTTGTAGATGCGAATCTCTTCCTGATACTTGGTGATGTAGGGGATATCGATCTTGACCGTGCGGTCGCGCAACGCCTCCATGTATTCGTTGCCCAGGAGCTTGCGGTACTCCGGCTCGTTGGTGTGACCGATGATCACCTCGTCGATATCGGTCTGCGCGAATTTCTTGGGCTTGATCTTGCGCTCTTGCGTCGCTCCCAGCAGATCGTAGAGGAAGGCCACATCCAGCTTCAGGATCTCCACAAACTCGATGATGCCGCGGTTGGCCACGCAGAACTCACCATCGAAGTTGAACGCCCGCGGGTCGCTGTCGGAGCCATAAATGGCGATCTTGCGATAGTTAATGTCGCCGGTGAGCTCCGTCGAATCCTGGTTCTTTTCGTCTTTGGGCTGGAAGGTCCCGATGCCCACGCGATCTTTTTCGCTGAAGAGCATCCGCCTCACCCGCACATGCTCCATCACCCGGGTCCAGTCGCCGCCGTAGTGCCGCATCAGCTCCTTGAAGATGAAGCGGCTGGCCGGATTCAGATCCCCGCGCACCCGGATCGACTCGACGTTCTCCACCCCCAATTCCTCCAGCGCCCCGCGACGCCACTCCTGGGGAATGAGCTTGAGCGGCTCCTCATTCATCGGATCATGGAGTACCTCCTGTCCGCCCGTGAGGTGCTGGAGCTCCTCCGGCATCACCCAACTAAAGGTGTAGAGTCGCCCGTCTTCAGTGCGGGTGTACTCCTCCATCCCCTTCTTCAGCAGGCGAGCAATGGTCGACTTGGAGCTTCCCACCGGACCGTGAAGCAAGATGATGCGTTTCTCGGTGCCGTACTCATTGGCCGCCGCTTTAAAGACATTGACCAGGCGCATCAGCGGAATATCAAGCCCGTAGATCGCGTCGGCCCCACCGCTGATTTCATCCTTGAAGAAGTTATAGCGTACGATCTTCTTCTTATTGTCGATGTACTCCTCGGTCCCGTACGACATCACCATATCAAAGATGCGCTGGTAGGCGTTGCGCGTTATCCGCGTATCCTCGCGCACCAGATCGAGATACGCCTCGAAGCTCCCCTCCCAGTGCAGATCACGGTACTCGTCAATGTCATGGTGACGACCAATTTTATGCAGCAGGCTCTCTTTAGCGCTCATAGATGGTATTCTCCTGACGTCTCTCGAATGCGCTTCGATAATCGTATGAAGCTATCCCCACGACGCAACGCGGCGACCGCCTCTGGGCTGCGAATGACTACGGTAGAGCAACTTCTATGCCGGCTTGCTCTCGGAAAACCTCCCGGTTTGCCCGATGCCCGACATCATCATGATGTGCGATGCCAGCAGACTAGGAGACATCGCCTCCAGGCGAAACCCCTTTTCGAGCTTCACCCCCATGAGCATTCGCCATGGGATCAACCCGGAGGCGAATCAACTCTATTTCGCCCCTACCTCCAGCAAGGACGAGTGCCCCGGTGAGCATGTACACCATCCCTGACTTCGCCACCCTGCGGCGTACACTTGATCGTCTCTACACTCGCTACAGCCCACCACGACAGGGCGAGTCCGATGACATTCTGGGCACCCTGGTGCGTACGATCTTAAGTCAGCAGACCACCCGAGAGGCCACGGATCAGGCCTTCGGCCAGCTCCTGGAGCACTTCGAGGCCGACTTCCACCGCATCGCTCACGCCCCCTCCCACATCGTTGAAGATCGTATCCGCCGGGCCGGTCTGGCCTCCCAGAAGGCTCGCCGCATCCAGGCTTTGCTGCGCCAGATTCATCAAGAACGCGGGCAGTACACCCTGGAGCATCTGCACCAGATGGAGCCCGACCAGGCGCGTGCCTACCTTTTGAAATTCAAGGGCGTCGGCCCCAAAACTGCCGCCTTCACGCTGATGGCCGCTGCACGCATGCCCCTCTTCCCCATGGATACCCACATCTTCCGGATCTTCGAACGCCTGCGCTGGCTGGATCCCGCCCTTGGCGACGACGCGGCTCACCAGACCATGCAGGCGCTCATCCCCCCCGCCGATCGCCTGCCGGCACATATGGCACTGGTAGCCCATGGCCGTACCACCTGCCGGGCTCGAAACCCGCGCTGCGACGAGTGCCCCCTGACGGAAGATTGCCCCTTCGGCCAGCAGCTCCTGACCGAAGGCTAACCCTTCACGGCTGCTGGCGGCGCTGGGTCAACTCCAGCAACACGCGCCCGGTATCGGCCGGATGCATAAAGGTGATGAGCTTGCCGTGGGCGCCATCGATCGGCTCCTCGCTGAGCAGGCGCACACCGGCCTCCTCCATGCGCGCGCGCCAGGCCTCAATATCATCACACCCCAGCGCAATATGGTGAATTCCCTCCCCCTTCTTCTCCAGAAAACGCGCGATGGGGCTCTCCTCATGGAGGGGCTCCAGAAGCTCGATTTTGGCCTCTCCGAGCCTGAAGAAAGCGACCTTCACGCCCTGACTCTCCACCACTTCGGTCCCCTCATAGGCCAGGCCCAGCACATCGCGATATAGAACTGAACTGGCCTCCACCGAGCGCACAGCAATGCCAATATGATCGATCTTCTCCAACATGTTCACTCCCTGGGGTTGCATCCGCCGCGAAGCGGCCGCGTTGCGGGGAGATCCTCACGCATGCTAACCTCTCGCCCGTCGCAAACCGTCAACTGAGACCTTTCTTTCTTCCGGACTGGCCGGTGTCTACTTACGAGATCACCCATACCATTCGACTGCCTGCTGAGCATCCCGCGCCGCTCGATGCACTCGGTGATTTCTTTGTCCACAACGGTTACATGCCCCGTCCCTCCGAGGACGCTGAGCTCATGCTAACCCGGGGCACCCCGGGGGCTGGATGGCGCACCTCTGAGATGAGCGGGCTGGGAACCGAACTTCGCCTGCAGGCGCTCCAAGAAGAAGTACAAGCGCACTACATCATCGACGTACGGGGCCAGCGGCTCAACGACACCGAGCGGGCCTTCTGGAAACGTGAAGTCCGTGCCGCCGAAGCCTTCCTGACCGACCCCGAACAACTCGTCGATGTACGTGACCAGGAGCAGCAGCGCGCCCGAATCGCTCGTAGACGGATGCGCCGCGGCGGCCTGACCGCGGCCATCGCGACCGCATTTATCGTATCCGCCCTCTTCTTTCTCATTAGCCAACTAGGGCTCGTCTAAGCCTAGCGCCGTTTGGCATACCACCTCTGGAGGTATGCATGCGCCGTCTCCACATCTCGATTCAAACCTCTGATGGCAAGCGCGCTCGCCAAGCCATCGCCGATCATTTTCCCTTCCGGCTGGGCCGTCAGCTCGATAACGACCTCCCCATCCCATTTACCAGCATCTCCGGCCGCCACTTAAGCATCGACCTGCAGGGCGAACAGATCCTGGTCACCGATCTGGGGAGCACCAACGGCACCTTCATTGGCACCCATCGGCTCAGCTCACATCATCCCACCGCCGTCGCCCAGCATCACCCCCTGCGCATCGGCGACCTGACGCTGAACATGCACCTGGTCGACGCCTCCAACGAGCCTTATACCACGGCGCAATCCGCCACCTCACTGCATCAGCAGGTCCATCACGCCCTCGATGAGAGCGACGCCTCGGAGCTGCAGGCCTTCTTCGAAATTCTGAGCGGTCCGGGCAGCGGACGGCGCTTTGCTCTGGGCGGCGAGGCCCGCATCACGCTGGGAGGAAGCCGCGAGGCGTCCATCTGTCTGCCGGACGCCTCGCTCCCGGACCAGGTGGCCACCGTGCACACCGAGGCCTCCCGATACATCCTCACCCCGCTGGGCACCGCCGAGCTTCTCCTGGACCAGCAGCCCGTGCAGAGCCCGACCCCGGTTGCCAGTGGGGCCCGTCTGCAAATCGGCAGCTGTGAACTCCTGCTCTACGATCCTCTCGAAGCTCTGGTGGCTCCCCGCAACCTTCCCAGCCCTGCCTCTCGCCCCACCGTAAACCTCTCCGAGGAGCAGACAGCTCCCCCTCCGACCACGGATTCACCCGCTCCAGAGACTTCCCCGCCTCCCCCGGAGCCCGACGCCGCCCCGGCTCGGGCGAGCACCGAGCGCAAACCCACCGCGCTCTCACTGAGCGCTCCGGCCCGGCCACGGTTAGGCCTGGAGCACCTTCTTTTAGCCGGCGGCCTGGTGCTTTTTGCTGCAACTGGCGCCCTGCTATGGGCCTTTCTCTAGCCCGGATACAGGAAAAGCCCGACGCAGACGCGTCGGGCTCTCTTCGTAGACCACAGCCGGGAGCAACCAAGTGCCGCTCCCTTGTACCCTCAGACTTCCACGATCTCGGCTTCCTTTTTCGCCAGCATCGCGTCGATCTTGTTGGCAAACTCCTCGGTCAGGCTATTGATCTTCTCATAGCCCTTGTGCATCTCGTCTTCGGTGATCTCGGAGTCTTTCTCCAGCTGCTTGACCATATCATTGGCATCGCGGCGCTGGTTGCGCAGCGCGAT
Coding sequences within it:
- a CDS encoding FHA domain-containing protein → MRRLHISIQTSDGKRARQAIADHFPFRLGRQLDNDLPIPFTSISGRHLSIDLQGEQILVTDLGSTNGTFIGTHRLSSHHPTAVAQHHPLRIGDLTLNMHLVDASNEPYTTAQSATSLHQQVHHALDESDASELQAFFEILSGPGSGRRFALGGEARITLGGSREASICLPDASLPDQVATVHTEASRYILTPLGTAELLLDQQPVQSPTPVASGARLQIGSCELLLYDPLEALVAPRNLPSPASRPTVNLSEEQTAPPPTTDSPAPETSPPPPEPDAAPARASTERKPTALSLSAPARPRLGLEHLLLAGGLVLFAATGALLWAFL
- a CDS encoding endonuclease III domain-containing protein, with the translated sequence MYTIPDFATLRRTLDRLYTRYSPPRQGESDDILGTLVRTILSQQTTREATDQAFGQLLEHFEADFHRIAHAPSHIVEDRIRRAGLASQKARRIQALLRQIHQERGQYTLEHLHQMEPDQARAYLLKFKGVGPKTAAFTLMAAARMPLFPMDTHIFRIFERLRWLDPALGDDAAHQTMQALIPPADRLPAHMALVAHGRTTCRARNPRCDECPLTEDCPFGQQLLTEG
- the mce gene encoding methylmalonyl-CoA epimerase produces the protein MLEKIDHIGIAVRSVEASSVLYRDVLGLAYEGTEVVESQGVKVAFFRLGEAKIELLEPLHEESPIARFLEKKGEGIHHIALGCDDIEAWRARMEEAGVRLLSEEPIDGAHGKLITFMHPADTGRVLLELTQRRQQP